Proteins encoded together in one Micromonospora auratinigra window:
- a CDS encoding AfsR/SARP family transcriptional regulator: MRGYRIGVLGRIEVSVDGAAAPLAPLERAFVATLAAHHGHLVSVDRLIDGLWPDEPPAGARNRVQAVVAAVRRRTTPELVLTRSPGYELHPDVEVDATRFTADVRAAEATSDARRAVELLDRALARWRDDAFVDVTSRLVDFERDRLRELREHAIELRVEAQLSLGSHHELVPELTVLVRDRPLRERLRGQLMVALHRSGRQAEALATYRSGARLLAEEHGIDPGPELRRLHREILGGEQESPPATRVRPHQLPGVTGDFVGRDKELGRLLALLGQPPSTPGAAQVIVVTGLAGTGKTTLALRAAHQSRHRFPAGCLYAELRGNTPDPARPGAVLGAFLRALGVAGEAIPEAAEERAALYRSVLADQSMLVLLDGAADPAQVRPLLPPGGSSALVTSTNALSGLAGTEVVPLDLLPVDDGLDLLAAIAGAERIDREAGAAAEVVELCGRLPLALRIAGVRLAERESMTVARLRDRLRDERRRLDELSLDGLDVRSSFTVGFERLPAPAARLLAVLCRTSLGSFGMWDERTEPLLEQLCRAHLLTADAGGRVRMHDLVRLHARERTEVPAAQVIDWYAGLLAHAEQADAALPCKVLPAATPRAETDPWAAVDWFEAERENLVAAVRDLLRRDAVDLAGRLACTMGNFATMRSQHLPELVDCLHGVLDRQAALPARTRMTARLVLGTAYRVLNRHAEAVPVLRAAHRDGRGPWLAHRLVALQGYSLCCRQLGRVREADAALLLTVRLCAAHWPVGPVGGHVLLTLGMQYGQYQLTSPFAHAACAAAVEVFEDSGDLWGEALARESIGLLHRHAQRWPQALDQLRQAVTAARRLGDRMSVTTAEQALAATHLAAGDRDAARRLLRRTAPAFREMRHGWGEAISRRLLGKAHLEEGDAEQAVRELAGSVAMLREIGQPFPLANSLHLLARAEAARGRYDRAVALGEEALPIFARFAAPYADELRGQLPRWRGAAGAQ, translated from the coding sequence GTGCGTGGGTATCGGATCGGCGTCCTGGGACGGATCGAGGTGAGCGTCGACGGGGCCGCCGCCCCGCTCGCCCCGCTGGAACGGGCCTTCGTCGCGACCCTGGCCGCCCATCATGGACACCTGGTCTCCGTCGACCGGCTGATCGACGGGCTCTGGCCGGACGAGCCGCCGGCGGGAGCGCGCAACCGGGTCCAGGCGGTCGTCGCCGCGGTCCGCCGTCGCACGACGCCGGAACTGGTCCTCACCCGGTCCCCCGGCTACGAACTGCACCCGGACGTGGAGGTCGACGCGACCCGGTTCACCGCCGACGTACGGGCCGCCGAGGCCACCTCCGACGCCCGCCGGGCCGTCGAGCTGCTCGACCGGGCGCTGGCGCGCTGGCGCGACGACGCCTTCGTCGACGTCACCTCCCGGCTGGTCGACTTCGAGCGCGACCGGCTCCGCGAGCTGCGCGAGCACGCGATCGAGCTGCGCGTCGAGGCACAGCTGTCCCTCGGGTCGCACCACGAGCTCGTCCCCGAGCTGACCGTCCTGGTCCGCGACCGGCCGCTGCGGGAACGGCTGCGCGGCCAGCTCATGGTGGCCCTGCACCGCAGCGGCCGGCAGGCGGAGGCGCTCGCCACGTACCGGTCCGGGGCGCGGCTCCTCGCCGAGGAGCACGGCATCGACCCGGGGCCGGAGCTGCGCCGGCTGCACCGGGAGATCCTCGGCGGCGAGCAGGAGTCGCCCCCGGCGACCCGGGTGCGGCCGCACCAACTGCCCGGCGTCACCGGTGACTTCGTCGGCCGGGACAAGGAACTCGGCCGGCTGCTGGCGTTGCTGGGCCAGCCCCCGTCGACCCCCGGGGCGGCCCAGGTGATCGTCGTGACCGGGCTGGCCGGCACCGGCAAGACCACCCTGGCGCTGCGGGCGGCGCACCAGAGCCGGCACCGGTTCCCGGCCGGCTGCCTCTACGCCGAGCTGCGCGGCAACACCCCGGACCCGGCCCGGCCCGGCGCGGTGCTCGGAGCCTTCCTGCGCGCGCTCGGGGTGGCCGGGGAGGCGATCCCGGAGGCGGCCGAGGAACGCGCGGCGCTGTACCGGTCGGTGCTCGCCGACCAGAGCATGCTGGTGCTGCTGGACGGCGCGGCGGACCCGGCCCAGGTGCGACCGCTGCTGCCGCCCGGCGGCAGCAGCGCGCTGGTCACCAGCACGAACGCGCTGTCGGGCCTGGCCGGCACCGAGGTCGTACCGCTGGACCTGCTGCCGGTCGACGACGGCCTGGACCTGCTGGCGGCGATCGCCGGGGCGGAGCGGATCGACCGGGAGGCCGGGGCGGCCGCCGAGGTGGTGGAGCTGTGTGGCCGGCTGCCGCTGGCGCTACGCATCGCCGGGGTACGGCTGGCCGAGCGGGAGTCGATGACCGTGGCGAGGCTGCGCGACCGGCTGCGCGACGAGCGCCGCCGGCTCGACGAGCTGTCGCTGGACGGGCTCGACGTGCGCAGCAGCTTCACGGTCGGCTTCGAACGGCTGCCCGCGCCCGCCGCGCGGCTGCTCGCGGTGCTCTGCCGCACCTCGCTGGGCAGCTTCGGGATGTGGGACGAGCGCACCGAGCCGCTGCTGGAACAGCTCTGCCGGGCCCACCTGCTGACCGCCGACGCCGGCGGTCGGGTCCGGATGCACGACCTGGTCCGGCTGCACGCCCGCGAACGCACCGAGGTGCCCGCCGCGCAGGTGATCGACTGGTACGCCGGGCTGCTCGCACACGCCGAGCAGGCCGACGCGGCGCTGCCCTGCAAGGTCCTGCCGGCGGCGACGCCCCGCGCCGAGACGGACCCGTGGGCCGCGGTGGACTGGTTCGAGGCGGAACGGGAGAACCTGGTCGCCGCGGTGCGGGACCTGCTGCGCCGCGATGCCGTCGACCTGGCCGGCCGGCTGGCCTGCACGATGGGCAACTTCGCGACGATGCGCAGCCAGCACCTGCCCGAACTCGTCGACTGCCTGCACGGGGTGCTGGACCGGCAGGCCGCCCTGCCGGCGCGGACCCGGATGACGGCGCGGCTGGTGCTGGGCACCGCGTACCGGGTGTTGAACCGACACGCCGAGGCGGTGCCGGTGCTGCGGGCGGCCCACCGGGACGGCCGCGGCCCGTGGCTCGCCCACCGGCTGGTCGCGCTCCAGGGCTATTCGCTCTGCTGCCGACAGCTCGGCCGGGTGCGGGAGGCGGACGCCGCGCTGCTGCTGACGGTGCGGCTGTGCGCCGCGCACTGGCCGGTCGGCCCGGTCGGCGGGCACGTGCTGCTGACCCTCGGCATGCAGTACGGGCAGTACCAGCTCACCTCCCCGTTCGCGCACGCCGCGTGCGCGGCGGCGGTGGAGGTCTTCGAGGACAGCGGGGACCTGTGGGGCGAGGCGTTGGCGCGGGAGAGCATCGGGCTGCTGCACCGGCACGCGCAGCGGTGGCCGCAGGCCCTGGACCAGCTGCGGCAGGCGGTGACCGCGGCCCGCCGGCTGGGCGACCGGATGAGCGTGACCACCGCCGAGCAGGCGCTGGCCGCCACCCACCTCGCCGCCGGGGACCGGGACGCCGCCCGCCGGCTGCTGCGTCGTACCGCGCCGGCGTTCCGGGAGATGCGCCACGGGTGGGGCGAGGCGATCTCGCGCCGGCTGCTCGGCAAGGCGCACCTGGAGGAGGGTGACGCGGAACAGGCGGTGCGGGAGCTGGCCGGCTCGGTGGCGATGCTGCGCGAGATCGGGCAGCCGTTCCCGCTGGCGAACTCGCTGCACCTGCTGGCCCGGGCCGAGGCCGCCCGGGGCCGGTACGACCGGGCGGTCGCGCTCGGCGAGGAGGCGCTGCCGATCTTCGCGCGCTTCGCCGCCCCGTACGCCGACGAGCTGCGCGGACAGCTGCCGCGCTGGCGGGGCGCAGCGGGCGCGCAGTAG
- a CDS encoding ABC transporter ATP-binding protein yields MATLRAALRLGCAAPGALAAMVVLVLVGAAPSIGIAWFTKLLFDEVGRGRAASPSTATWYAVAIAGLAALAAIANRLSGYVTAVLQQAITIAADARLYRKLNSFLGLGPFEQPALRDRLALAQQAADQAPYAVVLFVVNVAQNVVTIGGFAAILASLWPPAGLLLLAVAGPEFLIQLRLSRRAARAVEDSAGLFRARLLFQTVLTDLRAAREVRLFQLGRFFHDRLTGAVRAAGRIELDAARHATLVQGGWALAGSAVTLVATVVAVGAAVRGRLSLGDLTLVLAAFGAAQGGLAGIAGQLGEVGAALRLFRHYVAVLDSPADLVDGTRTTPPLRTGIRFEDVWFRYDEGGPWVLRGLDLTIPAGQAVGLVGLNGAGKSTLVKLLCRFYDPDRGRITWDGVDLRELRVETVRRRMGAVFQDFMCYDLTAAENVGIGRLPHTSEQVEQAAARAEIHDRLRALPHGYATLLSRTFAGQDGEPGVALSGGQWQRVALARSLMRADADLLVLDEPSSGLDADAETRVHASLARLRQGRTGLLISHRLSTLRDARRIVVLDAGRVVESGTHDELMTADGEYARLFRLQADGYQLAAS; encoded by the coding sequence GTGGCCACGCTGCGGGCCGCGCTGCGGCTGGGCTGCGCCGCGCCGGGGGCGCTCGCCGCGATGGTCGTGCTGGTCCTCGTCGGGGCGGCGCCGTCGATCGGCATCGCCTGGTTCACCAAGCTGCTCTTCGACGAGGTCGGCCGGGGCCGCGCGGCCAGCCCGTCCACCGCGACCTGGTACGCGGTGGCGATCGCCGGGCTGGCGGCGCTGGCGGCGATCGCCAACCGGCTCTCCGGCTACGTCACCGCGGTGCTGCAGCAGGCCATCACGATCGCCGCCGACGCCCGGCTGTACCGGAAACTGAACAGCTTCCTCGGGCTGGGGCCGTTCGAGCAGCCGGCCCTGCGCGACCGGCTGGCACTCGCCCAGCAGGCCGCCGACCAGGCGCCGTACGCGGTCGTGCTGTTCGTGGTCAACGTGGCCCAGAACGTCGTCACCATCGGCGGTTTCGCCGCGATCCTGGCGTCGCTGTGGCCGCCGGCCGGCCTGCTGTTGCTCGCCGTGGCCGGCCCGGAGTTCCTCATCCAGCTGCGACTGTCCCGGCGGGCGGCGCGGGCGGTGGAGGACAGCGCCGGCCTGTTCCGGGCACGGCTGCTGTTCCAGACGGTCCTGACCGACCTGCGCGCCGCCCGGGAGGTACGCCTGTTCCAGCTGGGTCGGTTCTTCCACGACCGGCTCACCGGGGCGGTGCGGGCGGCGGGCCGGATCGAGCTGGACGCCGCCCGACACGCCACCCTGGTGCAGGGCGGCTGGGCGCTGGCCGGCTCGGCGGTCACCCTGGTCGCCACGGTGGTCGCGGTGGGCGCGGCGGTGCGCGGCCGGCTCAGCCTCGGCGACCTCACCCTCGTGCTGGCCGCGTTCGGCGCGGCGCAGGGCGGCCTGGCCGGCATCGCCGGCCAGCTCGGCGAGGTCGGCGCGGCGCTGCGGCTGTTCCGGCACTACGTCGCCGTGCTCGACAGCCCCGCCGATCTCGTCGACGGCACCCGGACGACGCCGCCGCTGCGCACCGGGATCCGGTTCGAGGACGTGTGGTTCCGCTACGACGAGGGCGGCCCCTGGGTGCTGCGGGGCCTCGACCTGACCATTCCCGCCGGGCAGGCCGTGGGGCTCGTCGGCCTCAACGGCGCCGGCAAGAGCACTCTGGTCAAGCTGCTCTGCCGGTTCTACGACCCGGACCGCGGGCGGATCACCTGGGACGGGGTGGACCTGCGCGAGCTGCGGGTCGAGACCGTACGCCGGCGGATGGGGGCGGTGTTCCAGGACTTCATGTGCTACGACCTCACCGCGGCGGAGAACGTCGGCATCGGCCGGCTGCCGCACACGAGCGAGCAGGTCGAGCAGGCCGCCGCGCGGGCCGAGATCCACGACCGGCTGCGCGCCCTCCCCCACGGGTACGCCACCCTGCTCAGCCGGACCTTCGCCGGTCAGGACGGCGAGCCGGGGGTGGCGCTCTCCGGTGGGCAGTGGCAGCGGGTCGCCCTGGCCCGTTCCCTGATGCGCGCCGACGCCGACCTGCTGGTCCTGGACGAGCCCAGCTCCGGGCTCGACGCCGACGCCGAGACCCGGGTGCACGCATCGTTGGCCCGGCTCCGGCAGGGCCGCACCGGGCTGCTGATCTCGCACCGGCTCAGCACCCTGCGCGACGCGCGGCGCATCGTCGTGCTCGACGCCGGACGGGTCGTCGAGTCGGGCACGCACGACGAGCTGATGACGGCCGACGGCGAGTACGCCCGGCTGTTCCGCCTGCAGGCCGACGGCTACCAGTTGGCGGCGTCGTGA
- a CDS encoding S24/S26 family peptidase: MTGWLRRRWRLVVVRGHSMAPTLRDGERLVVRVGRVPAAGDLVVFRARAVVPDADLTWMVKRVQRVGPDGAVTVRGDNTHSQDSRHFGAVPPAAVLGVAVGRR, from the coding sequence GTGACCGGCTGGCTGCGCCGCCGGTGGCGGCTGGTGGTGGTCCGCGGGCACAGCATGGCGCCGACGCTGCGCGACGGCGAGCGGCTCGTGGTCCGGGTCGGCCGGGTCCCGGCCGCCGGGGACCTGGTCGTCTTCCGGGCCCGTGCGGTCGTCCCGGACGCCGACCTGACCTGGATGGTCAAGCGGGTGCAGCGGGTCGGGCCCGACGGCGCCGTCACGGTACGCGGGGACAACACCCACAGCCAGGACTCCCGGCACTTCGGGGCGGTGCCCCCGGCGGCGGTCCTCGGCGTGGCCGTAGGGAGGCGATGA
- a CDS encoding MauE/DoxX family redox-associated membrane protein, whose amino-acid sequence MYVEIGARVLLGTVLLAAAVGKVSGRAAYREFTRSVRDLGCRPEGPLAAAVVAAEFTAVALLALLPPAGFALSAALLLAFTVAIVRNLRRGGATCRCFGRSAAPLGRHHVWRNLFLVGCAVAGALAPAGPVRPDGALLTVAAALLVGALVVLLDELRYLFGSSVRS is encoded by the coding sequence GTGTACGTCGAGATCGGGGCCCGGGTGCTGCTCGGCACGGTCCTGCTGGCGGCGGCGGTCGGCAAGGTCAGCGGCCGGGCCGCGTACCGCGAGTTCACCCGCTCGGTACGCGACCTGGGCTGCCGCCCGGAGGGCCCGCTCGCCGCGGCCGTGGTCGCCGCCGAGTTCACCGCCGTGGCCCTGCTCGCGCTGCTCCCACCGGCCGGGTTCGCCCTCTCGGCGGCGCTGCTGCTCGCCTTCACCGTGGCGATCGTCCGTAACCTGCGCCGGGGCGGGGCTACCTGCCGGTGTTTCGGCCGGAGCGCCGCGCCGCTGGGCCGGCACCACGTGTGGCGCAACCTGTTCCTGGTCGGCTGCGCGGTCGCCGGCGCGCTGGCCCCGGCCGGGCCGGTACGCCCCGACGGCGCGCTGCTCACCGTCGCGGCCGCGCTGCTCGTCGGGGCGCTGGTCGTCCTGCTCGACGAGCTGCGGTACCTGTTCGGCTCGTCGGTGCGGAGCTGA
- a CDS encoding arabinofuranosidase catalytic domain-containing protein, whose translation MRPTSHAGRRGALIAAVAALTVTAAGLTGTPLASAATTGCAVSYTVPSTWPGGFGATVVVTNLGDPITNWRLTWNFTAGETVTQYWNATITQSGTTATATNVSYNGSIPTGGTTSFGFNGTGTGAIPTTFTLNGVTCTGGTSTPPSSPPPSTPPPSTPPPSTPPPTTPPPSTGDGPCDIYAAGGTPCVAAHSTTRALYRTYGGRLYQVRRSSDNATRDIGARTAGGPADAAAQDTFCANTTCVITWIYDQSGRGNNLGYQGAGGIGGAVQPATANREAITVGGAKAYSLYIPGNSSYWRDGHLSGVPTGSAPEGMYMVTSGTHVNSGCCFDYGNSETTRRADGAGAMDAINFSTSCWFGGCSGTGPWVQADLEWGLYPGGSQSWNSNQRAFTSKFVTATLKNNGTSRFAIKGSNAQSGSLYTLYDGSLPNGYSPMKKQGAIILGSGGDCCIDNKNQSVGTFYEGAVVAGYPSDATENAVQANVVAAGYR comes from the coding sequence TTGCGACCCACCAGCCACGCCGGCCGGCGAGGGGCGTTGATCGCCGCCGTCGCCGCGCTCACCGTCACCGCCGCCGGACTCACCGGCACCCCGCTCGCCTCCGCCGCCACCACCGGCTGCGCCGTCAGCTACACCGTCCCCTCGACCTGGCCCGGCGGTTTCGGCGCCACCGTCGTCGTCACCAACCTCGGCGACCCGATCACCAACTGGCGACTCACCTGGAACTTCACCGCCGGAGAAACCGTCACCCAGTACTGGAACGCCACCATCACCCAGAGCGGCACCACCGCCACCGCCACCAACGTCTCCTACAACGGAAGCATCCCCACCGGCGGCACCACCAGCTTCGGCTTCAACGGCACCGGCACCGGCGCGATCCCCACCACCTTCACCCTCAACGGCGTCACCTGCACCGGCGGTACCAGCACCCCACCCAGCAGCCCGCCGCCCAGCACGCCGCCGCCGAGCACTCCGCCGCCCAGCACGCCCCCGCCGACCACCCCGCCGCCGTCGACCGGCGACGGACCCTGTGACATCTACGCCGCCGGGGGCACCCCCTGCGTGGCCGCGCACAGCACCACCCGGGCGCTGTACCGCACCTACGGCGGCCGGCTCTACCAGGTGCGCCGCTCCTCCGACAACGCCACCCGCGACATCGGCGCCCGTACCGCCGGCGGCCCGGCCGACGCGGCCGCCCAGGACACCTTCTGCGCCAACACCACCTGCGTGATCACCTGGATCTACGACCAGTCCGGCCGGGGCAACAACCTCGGCTACCAGGGAGCCGGTGGTATCGGGGGCGCGGTCCAGCCGGCGACGGCGAACCGCGAGGCGATCACGGTCGGCGGCGCCAAGGCGTACTCGCTCTACATCCCGGGCAACAGCAGCTACTGGCGCGACGGGCACCTGAGCGGCGTACCCACCGGCAGCGCGCCCGAGGGCATGTACATGGTCACCAGCGGCACCCACGTCAACAGCGGCTGCTGCTTCGACTACGGCAACAGCGAGACCACCCGCCGGGCCGACGGGGCCGGGGCGATGGATGCGATCAACTTCAGCACCAGCTGCTGGTTCGGTGGCTGCTCCGGCACCGGGCCGTGGGTGCAGGCCGACCTCGAATGGGGCCTCTACCCCGGTGGCAGCCAGTCCTGGAACTCCAACCAGCGGGCCTTCACCAGCAAGTTCGTCACCGCCACGCTGAAGAACAACGGCACCTCCCGGTTCGCCATCAAGGGCAGCAACGCCCAGTCCGGCAGCCTCTACACGCTCTACGACGGGTCGCTGCCCAACGGCTACAGCCCGATGAAGAAGCAGGGCGCGATCATCCTGGGCAGTGGCGGCGACTGCTGCATCGACAACAAGAACCAGAGCGTCGGCACCTTCTACGAGGGGGCCGTGGTGGCCGGCTACCCCTCGGACGCGACCGAGAACGCCGTACAGGCAAACGTGGTGGCCGCCGGCTACCGCTGA
- a CDS encoding glycosyltransferase family 2 protein → MRLSVVVPCFNEEASVERLHRTLSTALAELSDVDVEVVYVDDGSEDGTLAALRRLAAADPTVCYTSLSRNFGKEAAMLAGLERATGDAVVIMDADLQHPPRLLPEMVGLYRQGFDQVIARRDRRGDRFVRTLASRSFYRLVNWWIDVRLLDGAGDYRLLSRLAVDAVLAMPEYNRFSKGLFSWIGFRTAVVAHHNESRQAGRSRWTFGKLFNYAFDGLLSFNNRPLRLAIYGGLFLTLIAVAYMAWVVADAVEKGIDVPGYTTIIVSVIGLGGIQMMLLGVIGEYIGRIYYETKRRPHYLVQETELVVAEAGEAARRPTRPAPPADRGRRIVPPREDRSRRRAPRRTADESMTRDPG, encoded by the coding sequence GTGCGCCTGTCCGTGGTGGTGCCCTGCTTCAACGAGGAAGCCTCGGTGGAGCGGCTGCACCGGACGCTGAGCACCGCGCTGGCCGAGCTGTCCGACGTGGACGTCGAGGTGGTGTACGTCGACGACGGCAGCGAGGACGGCACCCTCGCGGCGCTGCGCCGGCTCGCCGCCGCCGACCCGACCGTCTGCTACACGTCGCTGAGCCGCAACTTCGGCAAGGAGGCGGCGATGCTCGCCGGCCTGGAGCGGGCCACCGGGGACGCCGTCGTCATCATGGACGCCGACCTCCAGCACCCGCCCCGGCTGCTGCCGGAGATGGTGGGTCTGTACCGGCAGGGGTTCGACCAGGTGATCGCCCGCCGGGACCGGCGTGGCGACCGCTTCGTCCGGACGCTCGCCTCGCGGTCCTTCTACCGCCTGGTCAACTGGTGGATCGACGTGCGGCTGCTGGACGGGGCCGGTGACTACCGGCTGCTGTCCCGGCTCGCGGTGGACGCGGTGCTGGCGATGCCGGAGTACAACCGGTTCTCCAAGGGCCTGTTCTCCTGGATCGGGTTCCGCACCGCGGTGGTCGCCCACCACAACGAGAGCCGACAGGCGGGCCGGAGCAGGTGGACGTTCGGCAAGCTGTTCAACTACGCCTTCGACGGCCTGCTGTCGTTCAACAACCGCCCGCTGCGCCTGGCGATCTACGGCGGCCTGTTCCTCACCCTGATCGCGGTGGCCTACATGGCCTGGGTGGTCGCCGACGCGGTCGAGAAGGGCATCGACGTCCCGGGGTACACCACCATCATCGTCAGCGTGATCGGCCTGGGCGGCATCCAGATGATGCTGCTGGGCGTGATCGGCGAGTACATCGGCCGGATCTACTACGAGACCAAGCGCCGGCCGCACTACCTGGTGCAGGAGACCGAACTGGTGGTCGCGGAGGCCGGCGAGGCGGCCCGCCGGCCGACCCGACCGGCCCCGCCGGCCGACCGGGGCCGGCGGATCGTGCCGCCCCGCGAGGACCGGTCGCGTCGCCGTGCACCGCGGCGGACCGCCGACGAGTCGATGACCCGCGACCCGGGCTGA
- a CDS encoding RICIN domain-containing protein: MRAMTRWFTAAAALAVVVAGVVAPAGPASAESNGGTRVMPLGDSITEGTQVPGGYRIGLWQRLAAGRYTTDFVGSQFNGPASLGDHDHEGHPGWRIDQIDANITGWLNTYRPHTVLLHIGTNDILQNYNVSGAPNRLSTLIDHITATVPTAEVFVAQLTPLANSGQEAAVRTFNAAIPGIVQGKATAGKHVHLVDMHSAVGTGDLIDGIHPTATGYDKMAAVWFTALQAVPGSIGTPGGTGGTTGQLVGVQSGRCVDVPGGSTTNGTQVQLYDCWSGTMQRWTYTANRQLQVYGSKCLDAEGAGTANGTRVIIWDCTGAANQQWVLNANGTISGVASGRCLDAANWGTANGTKINLWDCHGGTNQQWTLRP, from the coding sequence ATGCGAGCAATGACACGGTGGTTCACCGCGGCGGCCGCGCTGGCCGTCGTGGTCGCCGGCGTGGTGGCCCCGGCCGGCCCGGCGAGCGCCGAGTCGAACGGCGGGACGCGGGTGATGCCGTTGGGAGACTCGATCACCGAGGGCACCCAGGTGCCCGGCGGTTACCGGATCGGGCTGTGGCAGCGCCTGGCCGCCGGCCGCTACACCACCGACTTCGTGGGTTCCCAGTTCAACGGCCCGGCCAGCCTCGGTGACCACGACCACGAGGGTCACCCCGGCTGGCGCATCGACCAGATCGACGCCAACATCACCGGCTGGCTCAACACCTACCGGCCGCACACCGTGCTGCTGCACATCGGCACCAACGACATCCTGCAGAACTACAACGTCTCCGGCGCGCCCAACCGGCTCTCCACCCTGATCGACCACATCACCGCCACCGTCCCCACCGCCGAGGTGTTCGTCGCCCAGCTCACCCCGCTGGCCAACAGCGGGCAGGAGGCCGCGGTACGCACCTTCAACGCCGCGATCCCGGGCATCGTGCAGGGCAAGGCCACCGCCGGCAAGCACGTGCACCTGGTCGACATGCACAGCGCCGTCGGCACCGGCGACCTGATCGACGGCATCCACCCCACCGCCACCGGCTACGACAAGATGGCCGCCGTCTGGTTCACCGCCCTGCAGGCCGTACCGGGCAGCATCGGCACCCCCGGCGGCACCGGCGGCACGACCGGCCAGCTCGTCGGCGTGCAGTCCGGCCGCTGCGTCGACGTGCCGGGCGGCAGCACCACCAACGGCACCCAGGTGCAGCTCTACGACTGCTGGAGCGGCACCATGCAGCGCTGGACGTACACCGCCAACCGGCAGTTGCAGGTGTACGGCAGCAAGTGCCTGGACGCCGAGGGCGCGGGCACCGCGAACGGCACCCGCGTGATCATCTGGGACTGCACCGGCGCGGCCAACCAGCAGTGGGTGCTCAACGCCAACGGCACCATCAGCGGGGTGGCCTCCGGCCGCTGCCTGGACGCGGCCAACTGGGGCACCGCCAACGGCACGAAGATCAACCTCTGGGACTGCCACGGCGGCACCAACCAGCAGTGGACCCTGCGTCCCTGA